A genomic window from Streptomyces sp. NBC_00234 includes:
- a CDS encoding helix-turn-helix domain-containing protein, with protein MDDKDTPRVGAAVRRRRRNLGLTLSAVAARSGLSVPFLSQIENERARPSAKSLDRVAEALETTTARLRAAADSARAVDVVRAGEGDGVRRVVRGRHQLSALEFTGEQDLGREFQHRNDEVMYVVEGAAEVEAEGQAYRLDRGDTLFLSGGVRHRWRATVPGTRLLVVAVAEHIDATFDPRR; from the coding sequence ATGGACGACAAGGACACACCGCGGGTAGGTGCCGCGGTTCGCCGACGGCGCAGGAACCTCGGGCTCACGCTGTCCGCGGTCGCCGCGCGCAGCGGACTGTCCGTGCCCTTCCTCAGCCAGATCGAGAACGAACGGGCCCGGCCGAGCGCCAAGTCCCTGGACCGCGTCGCGGAAGCCCTGGAGACCACGACCGCCCGGCTGCGGGCCGCCGCCGACTCGGCGCGCGCCGTGGACGTCGTACGGGCGGGCGAGGGCGACGGCGTACGCAGGGTGGTGCGCGGGCGTCATCAGCTCAGCGCCCTGGAGTTCACCGGCGAGCAGGACCTCGGGCGCGAGTTCCAGCACCGCAACGACGAGGTGATGTACGTGGTGGAGGGCGCCGCCGAGGTGGAGGCCGAGGGGCAGGCGTACCGGCTCGACCGCGGCGACACGCTGTTCCTGTCCGGCGGTGTGCGGCACCGCTGGCGCGCGACCGTCCCCGGCACCAGGCTGCTCGTCGTCGCGGTGGCGGAGCACATCGACGCCACCTTCGACCCCCGTCGCTGA